The following coding sequences lie in one Arachis stenosperma cultivar V10309 chromosome 5, arast.V10309.gnm1.PFL2, whole genome shotgun sequence genomic window:
- the LOC130981294 gene encoding aldehyde oxidase GLOX1-like yields the protein MENYLYKVLLILTLFLFFLVAVDSNILNKHHKHHRKSRFKPIYPDPRFPVPFPINDPTNPINDHNDNNNPTSDGGDTTIDEEITRGDFETDFNGEWELLSPNSGVSAMQINLMPTNKIIVYDATIYRISRIQYPPGVPCVPFMDEFTHQMKQDCFAHSMEYDLDTNQARPLKVTADPWCSCGGLAPDGTLISSGGFRDGSRTIRYYGGPNCQKDCDWREHNEALKEDRWYGSQTILPNGDFIVIGGRRSFSYEFLPKVEGQITDKPYFFPFLYETSDLDENNLYPFVHLIPDGNLFLFSNNRSLLLNPTNNKVVRTFPVLPGGSRNYPASGMSALLPINLNNNNNVTAEVIVCGGNNPNAFFLAETRKTFLSALQDCNRMVITDPNPTWDSERMPSRRTMGDALILPNGQILFINGAQVGTSAWWDADQPNLTPVLYTPQKAKGKRFKVMKPTTIARMYHSTSAVIPNGKIWVAGSNTHDTYKDHDKFPTETRVEGFSPPYLDPKLDNFRPQIIEQTSTKDLKYGVNFETQFSVKRGFHLTKNDIKVTMYFPPFTTHGVSMSQRLLVLKNEGFVQDFIKGVFKLTSVAPPAGEVAPPGYYLLFVVHRGVPSKGMWVHIQK from the exons ATGGAAAATTATTTGTACAAAGTTCTTTTGATTCTTACTCTCTTTTTATTCTTCCTTGTTGCCGTAGATAGCAACATACTTAACAAACACCACAAACACCATCGCAAGTCAAGGTTCAAACCCATTTATCCCGATCCAAGGTTTCCAGTACCCTTCCCAATAAATGACCCTACTAACCCTATAAATGATCATAATGACAATAATAACCCTACAAGTGATGGTGGTGATACCACTATTGATGAGGAAATTACAAGGGGTGATTTTGAGACAGATTTCAATGGGGAATGGGAATTGCTTTCACCAAACTCGGGTGTTTCAGCAATGCAAATCAATTTGATGCCAACAAACAAGATTATTGTGTATGATGCCACCATTTATCGCATCTCTAGGATCCAATATCCACCGGGGGTGCCTTGTGTTCCATTCATGGATGAATTCACCCACCAAATGAAACAAGATTGCTTTGCTCATTCTATGGAATATGATCTTGACACAAATCAAGCTAGGCCACTCAAG GTAACGGCAGATCCATGGTGTTCATGTGGAGGGCTTGCACCTGATGGAACCCTAATAAGCTCTGGCGGTTTCAGAGATGGATCAAGAACCATCAGATACTATGGTGGACCTAACTGCCAAAAAGACTGTGATTGGAGGGAACATAATGAAGCTTTGAAAGAAGATAGATG GTATGGAAGTCAAACAATTCTTCCGAATGGTGATTTCATAGTGATAGGAGGTCGCAGATCTTTTAGCTATGAGTTCCTCCCTAAAGTAGAAGGTCAAATTACCGATAAACCCTACTTCTTCCCATTCCTCTATGAAACCTCAGACCTTGATGAAAACAATCTCTATCCTTTTGTCCACCTTATTCCTGATGGAAATCTCTTCCTTTTCTCCAACAATCGCTCTCTCCTTCTCAATCCAACCAACAACAAGGTTGTCCGCACCTTCCCCGTCCTCCCCGGCGGCTCCAGAAACTACCCGGCCTCCGGCATGTCCGCCCTTCTCCCCATAAacctcaataataataataatgttaccGCCGAAGTCATCGTATGCGGCGGCAACAACCCCAATGCATTTTTCTTAGCCGAAACTAGAAAAACTTTTCTTTCAGCTCTTCAAGATTGCAATAGGATGGTCATCACAGACCCTAACCCTACCTGGGACTCAGAACGAATGCCTTCAAGGAGGACCATGGGGGATGCCCTAATACTCCCCAATGGACAAATCTTGTTCATTAATGGAGCGCAAGTGGGTACGTCTGCATGGTGGGATGCAGACCAACCCAATTTGACTCCGGTCTTGTATACTCCTCAAAAGGCGAAAGGAAAGAGATTTAAGGTTATGAAGCCTACGACGATTGCGAGAATGTACCATTCAACCTCCGCAGTCATTCCTAATGGCAAGATTTGGGTTGCTGGTAGCAACACTCATGACACTTACAAAGATCATGATAAGTTCCCAACTGAAACTAGGGTTGAAGGATTCTCTCCTCCTTATCTTGACCCTAAGCTAGACAACTTTCGACCTCAAATCATTGAACAAACTTCCACCAAGGATTTGAAGTATGGAGTTAACTTTGAGACACAATTTTCAGTCAAGAGAGGATTTCATTTGACCAAGAATGATATCAAAGTTACCATGTACTTCCCTCCTTTTACAACTCATGGAGTGTCTATGAGCCAAAGGCTTTTGGTTCTCAAAAATGAAGGTTTTGTTCAAGATTTTATTAAGGGGGTTTTTAAGTTAACCTCGGTGGCGCCGCCGGCCGGTGAGGTTGCTCCTCCGGGATATTACTTGCTATTTGTTGTCCACCGTGGGGTACCTAGCAAAGGAATGTGGGTACACATTCAGAAATAG
- the LOC130982700 gene encoding protein SPEAR3, with protein sequence MGSSYFGEPNMNNESSRGGSSRKGKKNNQEKQPKQPQRGLGVAQLEKIRLHGEIASTYNNPNHPPLHHHHHPSNYPSNFTNEDPRVQTPYYSSVPSSSSFSYSSSSTSYSSPSYGFQPNVVMGLQEYERTNMRYGDSQTTNTARWEHANAIMEPQHNTTTIPFLSLYDSQKHRDGSSSQNSESSDNQEPDLELRLSL encoded by the exons ATGGGAAGCAGTTATTTTGGAGAACCAAACATGAACAATGAAAGTAGTAGAGGAGGATCTTCAAGAAAAGGGAAGAAGAACAACCAAGAGAAGCAACCAAAGCAACCACAAAGAGGACTTGGTGTTGCTCAATTGGAAAAGATTAGATTACATGGTGAAATTGCTTCTACTTACAATAATCCTAATCACCCtcctcttcatcatcatcatcatccatctAATTACCCCTCTAATTTCACCAAT GAAGATCCAAGAGTGCAAACACCATACTACTCATCAgtgccatcatcatcatcattttcttaCTCATCTTCATCTACATCATACTCATCACCCTCCTATGGATTCCAACCCAACGTTGTG ATGGGCCTACAAGAATATGAAAGGACAAACATGAGATATGGAGATTCTCAGACAACTAATACAGCAAG ATGGGAACATGCAAATGCCATCATGGAGCCTCAGCACAACACTACTACTATACCTTTTCTTAGCCTATAT GACTCACAAAAGCATAGAGATGGTTCAAGCAGTCAGAACTCTGAATCAAGTGACAATCAAGAACCAGATTTGGAGCTAAGATTATCTCTTTGA
- the LOC130982790 gene encoding probable xyloglucan endotransglucosylase/hydrolase protein 26 → MFLALLFIFFMARGIIIVDANFGKSMYLTWGTQHASIQGEDLQLVLDQTSGSAAQTKIPFLFGSIESKIKLVPNNSAGTVTAYYLSSTGSQHDEIDFEFLGNISGQPYIVHTNIYTQGNGSKEQQFYLWFDPTADFHNYTIHWNPTQVVWYIDSIPIRVFMNNEEEGIAYPNKQGMKVYTSLWNADDWATRGGLVKTNWTNAPFIARLNRFRARACKWNGPISINNCASNVPSNWWTSPIYKQLSYAQMGQLYWVRNNYMIYDYCKDTKRFNGQVPPECFKTHF, encoded by the exons ATGTTTTTGGCTTTGTTGTTCATATTTTTCATGGCACGAGGGATTATCATAGTGGATGCAAACTTTGGTAAAAGCATGTATCTCACATGGGGTACCCAACATGCTTCAATTCAGGGTGAAGATCTTCAGCTTGTGTTAGATCAAACTTCAG GTTCTGCTGCTCAAACAAAGATACCATTCTTATTTGGAAGTATAGAATCGAAAATCAAACTGGTACCTAATAATTCTGCAGGAACTGTTACAGCCTATTAT CTATCCTCTACAGGAAGTCAACATGATGAGATAGACTTTGAGTTCTTAGGCAACATTTCAGGACAACCATATATTGTCCACACAAACATATATACACAAGGAAATGGAAGCAAAGAGCAACAATTTTACCTTTGGTTTGACCCTACCGCTGATTTTCACAATTACACCATTCATTGGAACCCCACTCAAGTTGT gTGGTATATTGATAGCATACCGATTAGAGTTTTTATGAACAATGAAGAGGAGGGCATAGCATACCCAAACAAGCAAGGAATGAAAGTATACACAAGCCTATGGAATGCAGATGATTGGGCCACAAGGGGTGGTTTGGTGAAGACTAATTGGACCAATGCACCATTCATTGCAAGGTTGAACCGTTTCAGAGCAAGGGCTTGCAAATGGAATGGACCAATTAGCATAAACAATTGTGCCTCTAATGTCCCTTCTAATTGGTGGACTTCACCCATTTACAAGCAATTAAGCTATGCACAGATGGGTCAGTTATATTGGGTTAGAAACAATTACATGATCTATGATTACTGCAAAGATACCAAGAGATTCAATGGTCAAGTGCCTCCTGAATGTTTTAAGACACACTTCTAA